The Pogoniulus pusillus isolate bPogPus1 chromosome 24, bPogPus1.pri, whole genome shotgun sequence DNA segment TCAGACACATCTGATTATTTGTTGATTTTATtaattgattaaaaaaaacaaaccctgccCTTCAGTTGGTGGAGGCACAAGATAGTTTTGTACCTGTGAGGCTGTTTTGTCACCAACTAAATGATGTTGTTCTGTTTTGCTGTAGACCAGAACCAGCTGAAGGACGTAACACTGTGCCATGCTTCGTGATGTCCTAGGAAAAACCTTTCGCTTTCTGGGGTACACTGTGCAGTATGGCTGCATAGCACATTGTGCCTTTGAGTACCTTGGAGGAATTGTTGTGGTAACTCTTCATTTTCATGAcccttaaagaaaacaaaagtatAGTACCAAAATTGTTATATGTGATAACGTCAGTACTTCAGTTTTGTTTATAGCTTTTTCACTCTGTGTTTAGTAAATGTCTCCTTTTTGAAAGTGGGTTCAGCCTTTAGAAAAATTATTTCTACTTGAGACagtcatatttttttcctaatttatTGCTTGAAGTAGCACTGAAGCAAATAGAAAACTCGTGTTGGACATTTTGGAGAGAGTATTTTCTTCCAGAAAGCCTGAGGTCACTAATAATGCCATGGGAAATGCTCATTCCCAGCTCTGGGACTTCTGGATGTTTTATGCCACTTCCTCCCTAGGTTCTAAACCCAGCAGATACTGCTGCTGGACATAGTGAAGTTTGCTAGTGAgctgctgatgctgctctgTGGTAACTATTCTGCAGATGCTGCTCTGTGGTAACTCTTCTGCAGATGCTGAAGAAGGCAGTAAGCCCCCAGAGCTAAAGTGCTGTCCCTAGTAATTTTCTAGCTGCTGAAGTGAATCTGCAGGGCCTTGTAGCAGCCAGCATAGTTCAGGACCAATCTTGAACAAATACAAAGCCATGACATTTGAAGGTGCTCTGGAGGCTGCAATGTATCAGGTGTTCCTTGGAGAAGCTCACTTTTTCAGTTGTTCTTTACATTGAACCTTTTCCTAATTTATTAGCAAATAATTTGTCTGTTAATGCCTTTAGATAAAACTAATTGGaaatagtaatttttttttctcatttatttttaattcacaGTGTTCTGGACCTTCAATGGAACCAACCATTCAAAATTCTGATATTGTCTTTTCGGAGAACCTTAGCCGCCACTTTTATTGCATTCGGAAGTATGCTCCTTTTGTTGAGACTAGGTTTTACATTCCCAAGTGTGACAGTAACTGCATTCTagctttcctttatttttcatatATTCTTGTGCCTCTAAGTTGTAATTTTTcatgaatctcctctcttgtcTGATGGAAGTTAACCAGCACACGCAGCCTATTGCACAACGTGTCAGAATTCAGGTAGAGTTCTACGGCACTTACACAGCATCTATGGCACTTACACAGCCTTTATTAACTCCTAAAACATTTCTGGAGGGGGAATGTTACTGTTCTAGGGAGTTTTGTCTTGCTTGAAAACCAAGCTGTGTATTCCTGTGCTCAGATAGGTTGCTAGGGAAAGGACCACATGGTCTAAGTGCCATTTATCAAATGTTATTTTAGTACTGTATTGTACAGCACAGTAGGCTCAAGGCTCTTACTCATTTTATTGCGGTCTGTTTCACTGTACAATCTGATGTGCATAACCAGGAGGCAAAAGTAATATGAGGTCTTATCACATTTGAAGAATAACATTTGATCAGTAACATTTAGGAACAGGGAACCTGCTGTGTTCCATGTTTATGTAGCAACAGTTAAATTTATTAACAGCATTGTCAGGCAAAATATAGTCTTAAATGTTTCATAAATGAGCTAAGTAACAAAAAAGATCTCTGACTGTACTTTAAAATCTATGTGTAAAATTGCCCTCATTGAAGAAACCAAAGGTGTAGACAAGAATTTTCAGGACAAGGAAGTATCTTTAATATACATTAATATGTATTGATGCACAAATAGTTTGTACTTAGtattcttctgtttctgtttttcCTCTCAGAGGAGATATTGTTATTGTGAAAAGCCCAAATGACCCCAAATCAAATATCTGTAAAAGAGTAATTGGCTTGGAAGGGGATAAAGTCTGCACAAGCAACCCTTCAGATTTCCTTAAGAGTCACAGCTATGTAAGTATTAGAGTTTCTTGCTTTGTAAATAAATGATTAGTTCAGTAGGCCTGGTAGTCTGTAGAGGATTTGTAATATTTAAGTATCATTATAAATCACAAAGTATCATCTTCATAAGTTACTCTTTCTTGTTGTGTATGTACAGTGAAATGTAATCTGTAAACTGTTTATGGCAAGCTGTCTTTCTCTGTGTCTTTTGTCTCCCTGGGAAGTATAGTCAGATATTTTTGCTCTGCCTTTTGCTTAGGTTTTCTTCCCTGGGAGAACCCTCTCAAATTCTGTGTGTAAGGTGCAGTACAGATGGCAGACTGCAGGGCTTGGTCTTAAGTCAAAACTTAACAAAACACTTCCTAGTGTTTAAAGGTTTGTCACTGCAATAACTTTGAGGATTTTGCTTTCAAAATTATACTTCGGTGTATCTCTACATGTCAGTGTAACAGTATTTTGATTTTCTAAGTAGGGCTGCAAAAGCAGTCATTTTTTTTAAGGTGTCCTTTGGACAGGTAACAAAGTGAAATGACCAAGAAGAAATATTCTTAATGCTCACTTGTACTTACGCAGGTAGACCTAACAGAAGTGTGGAAACATTTGGGATAGAATGTTTTCAGCAGCTTCTTTTTATGCATTGGAAATCATGATCACAGAAAAAGGTAGCTTGATTTTTCCCCAAAAGCAAGCCTGACCATTACTTCTGTTCAGCACCTTGTGGAGACATCTGATTTTGCACAAGTATTTTGAATCTTACAGAAGTGGAAGGAGATTGTTGCCTTTTCATAGCCACTTCATCCTCACAATTTGCATAAGAATTAGCACCTGGCCCATAGCCAAAGTCCTGCAATGGGAAGGTAGAGGATTTGGTGGAATACTCATTACAACCAGCTACAGTTTGTGATGGATCAATCCCTTTAGAGTTTAGCTACCACAGAGACATTCAGCTTCAACAGTGTGCTGTCAGGTACTGGTGCTTCATTTGTATTAAAGTAGCTAAAGTGGATGCTGTACTTATTAAAGTCATGGCAAAATCCTTGTCTACGTTTTGGTTTCTGGATTTAGTCAAGACCTAGGACCAGAAAGGGAACAATACAGAGCCTTTTCCGAGGGCTTCAATTTGATGTTTCTTCTGCTCTGGCACTGAGGCAATGTTTCAGGCACCTGCCTCTAATCTGCCCTTCTGATCAAGAGCCAGTGCCAGTGGAGCTTCTGTTTCACCTCTGTCGCTGGTGGACAGAAGGAAGGACCTCATTCTCTGTTACACCCTGAAGGGGAGGACAGAGCATTTAGTTTTACCAGAAATGAAATTGTGTTACTGTTTAGCCAAGGAAGAAACCTAAAataacctaaaaaaaaaaaatctatatatagatagatagataggtatAGAGATATACACAGTGTTTGCTAgctggtggtttaggtgttctgAGTTAGCCAGTTACTGGAGATGTCAGAATAATGGCAGTAAAACATGTTTAacacagctgagcagctgcttcttTTGCCACCCCAAAAGTGTCATGTTAGTAGGAATTGTGTTTAGTCTGCACAGACTGGGTCAGTGTTTCTGATGCTGTATTTTATAGATTAAGGGATTTCAGTGCTTAGATGCACTGTCACACACTACTGTTAATGTGAAGCCTGGGTTCTATTTTGGTTTTTTGATCATTAAAAAGGGTTAATTTTCATATTTAGGTTTTTGTTTCCTGTTTTTAAAAGTCTTAATACAGATCCAGTTTTATAATTCAGCTTGAGTAGCCTATTGTTTTATTTGAATTTGTTTTAATGCCATTTACTTCAGCTTTAATT contains these protein-coding regions:
- the IMMP1L gene encoding mitochondrial inner membrane protease subunit 1 isoform X1, with translation MLRDVLGKTFRFLGYTVQYGCIAHCAFEYLGGIVVCSGPSMEPTIQNSDIVFSENLSRHFYCIRKGDIVIVKSPNDPKSNICKRVIGLEGDKVCTSNPSDFLKSHSYVPKGHVWLEGDNLRNSTDSRCYGPVPYGLIRGRICFKIWPLHDFGFLRASPNGHRFLDD
- the IMMP1L gene encoding mitochondrial inner membrane protease subunit 1 isoform X2 gives rise to the protein MLRDVLGKTFRFLGYTVQYGCIAHCAFEYLGGIVVCSGPSMEPTIQNSDIVFSENLSRHFYCIRKGDIVIVKSPNDPKSNICKRVIGLEGDKVCTSNPSDFLKSHSYVPKGHVWLEGDNLRNSTDSRCYGPVPYGLIRGRICFKVTSS